One genomic region from Natrinema caseinilyticum encodes:
- a CDS encoding PQQ-binding-like beta-propeller repeat protein, whose translation MRRNPEHTNVIEPEERLSHLDAGPIPNQNRVRQNAEVPGSDVSDELLREDGQRADSWLHYNKGAEQIGSSPANRITPETIEDLTLEYTVDTVNGLGDCVAEGQEANPTIVPGDPPVIYLSQGKMHVNALNARTGEGYWKFEYGIEEIDASGVRNRGVAVWKDTAYVAFPDETAVPPRLVAIDRYTGEQRWEVNLMTEEQREFDAPLADRLFITQEPMVYDGTVFIGQSSDKAAWTYLLAFDAETGEQRWKWQVGKPDEWVGETWQFSSGAAWMTPTVDPTSGTVFFSTTNPDPMLNGVVRPGPNKHTQSIVALDAETGERKWSHQMLAHELWDYDASNSPFVFDMEVDGEERRVVAQAGKVGWLYVFDAENGRLLERSAAFTRQDHWGEGFLNFPPAGEDNQKEMWPSFNGAHEWLPESYSPQTGLYYTGSNDNVMTVAYDSEWEYDSSKNYADSFAIGGYIGYPDTADVESRVAAIDPATGDIEWTHTLEDVPTDSPAGHPFTGGTTATAGGVVFHGSSGGHLVALDATTGDRLWRADTGGRIAAQPVVWDDPEAGTQYVAVTSNSEQLHVYGLEAEPGDE comes from the coding sequence ATGAGACGAAATCCCGAACACACGAACGTGATCGAACCGGAAGAGCGACTCAGCCACCTCGATGCGGGCCCCATCCCGAACCAGAATCGGGTCCGACAGAACGCCGAGGTCCCGGGGTCGGACGTGAGCGACGAACTCCTTCGCGAAGACGGACAGCGGGCCGATTCGTGGCTCCACTACAACAAGGGAGCCGAACAGATCGGGTCGTCTCCCGCAAACCGGATCACACCGGAGACTATCGAAGACCTGACTCTCGAATACACGGTCGACACGGTGAACGGACTGGGCGACTGCGTCGCCGAAGGTCAGGAGGCCAATCCCACGATCGTTCCCGGGGATCCGCCGGTCATATACCTCTCTCAGGGGAAGATGCACGTCAACGCGCTGAACGCGCGAACGGGAGAGGGGTACTGGAAGTTCGAATACGGAATCGAGGAGATAGACGCGTCCGGAGTGAGAAATCGCGGCGTCGCCGTCTGGAAGGATACGGCCTACGTCGCGTTCCCCGACGAGACGGCCGTTCCCCCGCGCCTCGTAGCGATCGACAGGTACACGGGAGAACAACGGTGGGAAGTGAACCTGATGACCGAGGAGCAACGGGAGTTCGACGCGCCCCTCGCCGACAGACTGTTCATCACGCAGGAGCCGATGGTCTACGACGGGACGGTGTTCATCGGCCAGTCGTCGGACAAGGCGGCCTGGACGTACCTCCTCGCGTTCGACGCCGAAACGGGCGAACAGCGCTGGAAGTGGCAGGTCGGAAAGCCCGACGAGTGGGTCGGTGAGACCTGGCAGTTCTCCAGCGGGGCGGCGTGGATGACGCCGACGGTCGACCCCACGAGCGGGACGGTGTTCTTCTCGACCACGAATCCGGACCCCATGCTGAACGGCGTCGTCCGACCCGGACCGAACAAGCATACGCAGTCGATCGTGGCCCTCGACGCCGAGACCGGCGAGCGCAAGTGGTCCCACCAGATGCTCGCCCACGAACTCTGGGACTACGACGCCTCGAATTCGCCCTTCGTCTTCGACATGGAAGTCGACGGCGAGGAGCGTCGCGTCGTCGCCCAGGCCGGCAAAGTCGGCTGGTTGTACGTCTTCGACGCCGAGAACGGACGACTGCTCGAGCGGTCCGCGGCCTTCACTCGACAGGATCACTGGGGCGAGGGCTTCCTGAACTTCCCGCCGGCCGGCGAGGACAACCAAAAGGAGATGTGGCCCAGCTTCAACGGTGCCCACGAGTGGCTCCCGGAATCGTACAGCCCGCAGACCGGGCTGTACTACACCGGTTCCAACGACAACGTCATGACCGTGGCGTACGATTCGGAGTGGGAGTACGACTCGAGCAAGAACTACGCCGACAGCTTCGCTATCGGCGGCTACATCGGCTATCCGGACACCGCCGACGTCGAAAGCCGAGTCGCCGCCATCGATCCCGCGACCGGCGACATCGAGTGGACCCACACACTCGAAGACGTCCCGACGGACTCCCCGGCGGGCCATCCGTTCACGGGTGGGACGACCGCGACGGCGGGCGGCGTCGTCTTCCACGGATCGTCGGGCGGTCATCTGGTCGCCCTCGACGCGACGACCGGCGACCGACTCTGGAGAGCGGATACCGGCGGTCGGATCGCCGCCCAGCCGGTCGTCTGGGACGATCCCGAGGCGGGCACGCAGTACGTGGCCGTCACATCGAACAGCGAACAACTCCACGTGTACGGTCTCGAGGCCGAACCGGGGGACGAATAG
- a CDS encoding cytochrome d ubiquinol oxidase subunit II: MIDPLLATLPLSLADGPLFGLPLAELWFGLVFAVFGTFLFLDGFDFGVGALFATRSSEAEREQLLAAIGPFWDGNEVWLVVFGGMLFAVFPSAYATLFSRHYLLMFAILGALIVRGLAPELYEQRHDEAWHRWWGRAFVVGSVASPFFLGVFVGNWLFGVTGVASLASLLVGLAVVALTIVDGAAYLGVKTRGDVRLETRPIGHLAQVAYLPLAVTALVVGSRSAPHVALRSAPTLGLLGLTVLLAAVHIVAGRAGRTYLAFAAVAGQVYGLVALVATLLFPLVDPATDLSIADAIVSTVPLNLTTIGAAVLLPLVASYFVVLYAAFSGPVDDESSYA, encoded by the coding sequence ATGATTGACCCACTTCTCGCGACGCTGCCGCTTTCGCTCGCCGACGGGCCGCTGTTCGGCCTGCCGCTCGCGGAGCTCTGGTTCGGGCTGGTGTTCGCCGTCTTCGGGACGTTCCTGTTTCTCGACGGGTTCGACTTCGGCGTGGGCGCGCTGTTTGCCACGCGGTCGTCCGAGGCCGAGCGCGAGCAGCTGCTGGCCGCGATCGGCCCCTTCTGGGACGGCAACGAAGTCTGGCTCGTCGTCTTCGGCGGCATGTTGTTCGCCGTCTTTCCGTCGGCGTACGCGACGCTGTTCAGTCGCCACTACCTGCTCATGTTCGCCATCCTGGGCGCGCTCATCGTCCGCGGTCTCGCCCCGGAACTGTACGAACAGCGCCACGACGAGGCGTGGCACCGCTGGTGGGGACGCGCCTTCGTCGTCGGAAGCGTCGCGTCGCCGTTCTTCCTCGGCGTCTTCGTCGGCAACTGGCTGTTCGGCGTTACGGGCGTGGCCTCGCTCGCGAGCCTGCTGGTCGGACTGGCCGTCGTCGCGCTCACGATCGTCGACGGCGCGGCCTACCTCGGGGTGAAAACGCGGGGCGACGTCCGCCTCGAGACGCGGCCGATCGGCCACCTCGCGCAGGTCGCCTACCTCCCGTTGGCGGTCACCGCGCTGGTCGTCGGGAGTCGATCGGCACCCCACGTCGCGCTCCGCTCGGCGCCGACGCTCGGCCTGCTCGGGCTGACGGTGTTGCTGGCCGCCGTCCACATCGTCGCCGGCCGGGCCGGTCGCACCTACCTGGCCTTCGCGGCCGTCGCGGGGCAGGTCTACGGGCTCGTCGCGCTCGTCGCGACGCTGCTGTTCCCGCTGGTCGATCCGGCGACGGACCTCTCGATCGCGGACGCGATCGTGTCGACGGTGCCGTTGAACCTCACGACCATCGGCGCAGCCGTCCTGTTGCCGCTGGTCGCGTCGTACTTCGTCGTGCTCTATGCCGCCTTCAGCGGCCCCGTCGACGACGAATCGTCGTACGCGTAG
- a CDS encoding cytochrome ubiquinol oxidase subunit I has translation MIDPVIASRLQFAVTTIVHIIFPVMSMGLAPFLVYFTWKEIRTDEQVYEQLRTFWTKIFAISFVVGTVTGIVLEFGFGTNFAAFSTTAGELFGGPLALEGMMAFMLEATFLGIFVFGRDRVSDRLYMLSSVLVGLGTWLSAVWILVANSWMQTPRGYEMATKNGHPIVTLVDPIAAYANPRFPWMFVHMQNAAVLSVALFLTGVAAYFVWTNRDTEFWRTTMKIGLAALLVTAPFQAIHGDAYGRHVAETQPQKFAAMEAQYETDSAVGLKLLAVPTSLDDITDPHADDLFVVELPFVASLLASGSDPGATITGLNDIDSEQPPVAIVFWAFRAMVGLGTWFIVLAFWGGYRWLQGDLFEDDLLAKAFAGSSVLGIFTVELGWIVTEVGRQPWVIQDVMKTHAGVSSSLSGTHALATLIGFVGVYAALLVLYWYVVVRLIREEAPTRPPASKRETTVPEEVVPSDD, from the coding sequence ATGATCGATCCAGTCATCGCCAGCAGACTTCAGTTTGCGGTGACGACGATAGTCCACATCATCTTCCCAGTCATGAGTATGGGGCTCGCGCCCTTTCTCGTCTACTTCACGTGGAAGGAGATACGGACGGACGAACAGGTATACGAACAGCTCCGAACCTTCTGGACGAAGATTTTCGCCATCTCGTTCGTCGTCGGCACCGTGACGGGGATCGTCCTCGAGTTCGGGTTCGGGACGAACTTCGCGGCGTTTTCGACGACCGCCGGCGAACTCTTCGGCGGCCCGCTCGCGCTCGAGGGCATGATGGCGTTTATGCTCGAGGCGACGTTCCTCGGCATCTTCGTCTTCGGACGCGACCGGGTAAGCGACCGCCTCTACATGCTCTCGAGCGTACTCGTCGGACTCGGGACCTGGCTGTCGGCCGTCTGGATCCTGGTCGCGAACTCCTGGATGCAGACGCCCCGCGGCTACGAGATGGCGACGAAAAACGGCCACCCGATCGTCACGCTCGTGGACCCGATCGCAGCCTACGCCAACCCGCGTTTCCCGTGGATGTTCGTCCACATGCAGAACGCGGCGGTCCTGTCGGTCGCACTGTTTCTAACCGGCGTCGCCGCCTACTTCGTCTGGACGAACCGCGACACCGAGTTCTGGCGCACGACGATGAAAATCGGCCTCGCGGCCCTGCTCGTCACCGCCCCGTTTCAGGCGATCCACGGCGACGCCTACGGCCGACACGTCGCGGAGACGCAACCACAGAAGTTCGCCGCCATGGAAGCACAGTACGAGACCGACTCCGCGGTCGGGCTGAAGCTGCTCGCAGTTCCGACGAGTCTGGACGATATCACCGATCCCCACGCCGACGACCTGTTCGTCGTCGAACTCCCGTTCGTCGCGTCACTGCTCGCAAGCGGCAGCGATCCCGGGGCGACGATCACCGGGTTGAACGACATCGACAGCGAGCAGCCGCCAGTCGCCATCGTCTTCTGGGCCTTCCGGGCGATGGTCGGGCTCGGGACGTGGTTTATCGTGCTGGCGTTCTGGGGCGGCTACCGGTGGCTCCAGGGTGACCTGTTCGAAGACGACCTGCTGGCGAAGGCGTTCGCCGGATCGTCGGTACTTGGTATCTTCACGGTCGAACTGGGCTGGATCGTCACCGAGGTGGGCCGTCAGCCGTGGGTCATCCAGGACGTGATGAAAACGCACGCGGGCGTCTCGTCGTCGCTGAGCGGGACGCACGCCCTCGCCACGTTGATCGGCTTCGTCGGGGTGTACGCGGCGTTGCTCGTTCTCTACTGGTACGTCGTCGTCCGGCTCATTCGCGAGGAGGCGCCGACCCGGCCACCCGCGTCGAAGCGCGAGACGACCGTCCCCGAGGAGGTCGTCCCGAGCGATGATTGA
- a CDS encoding peroxiredoxin, whose translation MTKAPASTEEPPTDAPGIGDTFPDLTVETSMGERSLPDEYEGEWLVLFSHPGDFTPVCTSEFVAFEQRREEFEALNAELLGLSVDRVHSHITWTDWIEENLDVDIQFPIVADDQGAVAQRLGMLHPGAGTATVRTVFVIDPEGTVRLRLTYPMEIGRNIDEILRSIRALQKSDADGVAAPADWPNNDVFGDRVLLSPPGTEADAAARKAAAVDDDELNYYDWWFVTRDR comes from the coding sequence ATGACGAAAGCACCCGCTTCAACGGAGGAGCCACCGACCGACGCGCCCGGCATCGGCGATACGTTCCCCGACCTGACGGTCGAGACGAGTATGGGCGAGCGCTCCCTTCCCGACGAGTACGAAGGTGAGTGGCTCGTCCTGTTCAGTCACCCCGGTGACTTTACGCCCGTCTGTACCTCGGAGTTCGTCGCCTTCGAGCAGCGCCGCGAGGAATTCGAAGCGCTGAACGCCGAACTGCTCGGCCTGTCGGTCGACCGCGTCCACTCTCACATCACGTGGACCGACTGGATCGAGGAGAACTTGGACGTCGACATTCAGTTCCCCATCGTCGCCGACGACCAGGGGGCGGTCGCCCAGCGACTCGGCATGCTCCACCCCGGCGCGGGGACGGCGACCGTCCGCACCGTCTTCGTCATCGATCCCGAGGGGACGGTCCGGTTGCGCCTGACCTACCCCATGGAGATCGGCCGGAACATCGACGAAATTCTCCGTTCGATTCGCGCGCTTCAGAAGAGCGATGCCGACGGCGTCGCCGCCCCCGCTGACTGGCCGAACAACGACGTGTTCGGCGACCGCGTTCTCCTGTCGCCACCGGGAACCGAAGCGGACGCCGCGGCTCGCAAAGCCGCTGCCGTCGACGACGACGAACTGAACTACTACGACTGGTGGTTCGTCACCCGCGATCGGTAA
- a CDS encoding DUF1641 domain-containing protein codes for MASNERTVDADGSITDETELARAIEENEAELAELLRLLTVTEELAADLTPELRETVRENREPIRELRMAFEREETLILLQKVGEESDTLVELLDILAASKDLSDDLVPELRVAIRENREVIERIRLAVEREETLVLVEKLGDNVDTLAELLDLLDATYDLAMDLTPELRDVARDNRNVIRELRMAAAGFADAHDDADVDMYELGRNAGNMVALVETVGDPTFTNAVDATIDGFTQDPEPVGPVGLVTALFDADVRRALGRLLAAARALGSASLEESDRRDR; via the coding sequence ATGGCCAGCAACGAACGAACCGTAGACGCCGACGGCTCGATCACCGACGAGACCGAACTGGCACGCGCGATAGAGGAAAACGAAGCGGAACTGGCGGAACTGCTCCGGCTCCTCACGGTCACGGAGGAACTCGCCGCGGATCTGACTCCGGAACTCCGTGAGACCGTCCGCGAGAACCGCGAGCCCATCCGCGAGCTTCGCATGGCCTTCGAACGCGAGGAGACGCTGATACTCCTCCAGAAAGTCGGCGAGGAATCGGACACGCTCGTCGAACTGCTGGACATCCTGGCGGCCTCGAAGGACCTCTCGGACGATCTCGTCCCGGAACTGCGCGTGGCGATTCGCGAGAACCGCGAGGTCATCGAGCGCATTCGACTCGCCGTCGAACGCGAGGAAACGCTCGTGCTCGTCGAGAAGCTAGGCGACAACGTCGACACGCTCGCGGAGTTGCTCGACTTGCTCGATGCGACCTACGATCTGGCGATGGACCTGACTCCGGAACTGCGGGACGTCGCCCGGGACAACCGGAACGTCATCCGGGAGCTCCGGATGGCCGCGGCAGGGTTCGCGGACGCCCACGACGACGCCGACGTCGACATGTACGAACTCGGACGGAACGCGGGCAACATGGTCGCGCTCGTCGAGACCGTGGGCGATCCGACGTTTACCAACGCCGTCGACGCCACGATCGACGGCTTCACGCAGGATCCCGAGCCGGTCGGGCCCGTCGGGCTCGTCACGGCGCTGTTCGACGCCGACGTCCGGCGCGCGCTCGGTCGCCTCCTCGCGGCGGCGCGCGCACTCGGGAGCGCCTCGCTCGAGGAGTCGGATCGCCGAGACCGATAG
- a CDS encoding NAD(P)/FAD-dependent oxidoreductase, whose amino-acid sequence MTMDHIVVLGAGVGGTMTANMLRRRLDRSDAEISIVDKSTEHAYQPSFYLLPFGYMEPEDQFRDIRGLLRDGIEFVQSAVTGVDPDAKTVELADGELSYDYLVVALGHRLAPEATPGMLEGWEETDSVYPFYDFDAAMGLRDALEDFDGGTFVVSVPDTSIKCGGAPLKMTMLAEDYFRRQGIRDDVDVVMTKGGDAVFGVSPYREKLEEIWADRDIEANLNFTVDEIDHEQQVIHSEEGDSQEYDLYAPVPPQYGQPALTDNSPLTEGDEEHGGKYVTVDEHTLQHTEYEDVFALGDGCNTPNAKTAAAARKQAHVVLDNLTAHMEGRRQTAKYKGYAACPLLTKKGKAMVAEFDYEESISAPVESRLNWIMDINILPSFYWDSWLRGYDPLP is encoded by the coding sequence ATGACTATGGACCATATAGTCGTGCTTGGTGCTGGCGTCGGCGGCACGATGACCGCCAACATGCTCCGCCGGCGATTGGACCGATCCGACGCGGAGATCAGCATCGTGGACAAGAGTACAGAACACGCGTATCAGCCCTCGTTCTACCTGCTGCCGTTCGGATACATGGAGCCCGAGGATCAGTTTCGGGATATCCGCGGGCTGCTCCGGGATGGCATCGAATTCGTGCAGTCGGCGGTAACCGGTGTCGATCCCGATGCGAAGACCGTCGAACTCGCCGACGGTGAGCTATCGTACGACTATCTCGTCGTCGCGTTGGGCCACCGGCTCGCACCCGAGGCGACGCCCGGCATGCTCGAGGGCTGGGAGGAGACCGACTCGGTCTACCCCTTCTATGACTTCGACGCCGCGATGGGGCTGCGGGACGCGCTCGAAGACTTCGACGGCGGTACCTTCGTCGTCTCGGTCCCCGACACGTCGATCAAGTGCGGGGGAGCACCGCTGAAGATGACAATGCTCGCGGAGGACTACTTCCGGCGACAGGGTATCCGCGACGACGTCGACGTCGTCATGACCAAGGGGGGCGACGCGGTCTTCGGCGTCTCACCCTACCGCGAGAAACTCGAGGAGATCTGGGCCGACCGTGACATCGAAGCCAACCTGAACTTCACGGTCGACGAGATCGACCACGAACAGCAGGTCATCCACTCCGAGGAGGGAGACAGTCAGGAGTACGACCTCTACGCTCCCGTGCCCCCGCAGTACGGGCAGCCGGCGCTCACCGACAACTCGCCGCTGACCGAGGGCGACGAAGAGCACGGCGGCAAGTACGTCACTGTCGACGAACACACCCTCCAGCACACCGAGTACGAGGACGTCTTCGCGCTCGGCGACGGCTGTAACACGCCCAACGCCAAGACGGCCGCGGCGGCGCGCAAGCAGGCCCACGTCGTCCTCGACAACCTCACCGCCCACATGGAGGGCCGACGCCAGACTGCGAAATACAAGGGCTACGCTGCCTGTCCGCTGCTGACGAAGAAGGGCAAGGCCATGGTCGCCGAGTTCGACTACGAGGAGAGCATCTCCGCCCCCGTCGAGAGTCGATTGAACTGGATCATGGACATCAACATCCTGCCCAGTTTCTACTGGGATTCCTGGCTGCGCGGTTACGACCCACTCCCATAA
- a CDS encoding rhodanese-like domain-containing protein produces MQTSAIEEALMDLPPSSKFVYKTLSREGSMTLKQITEETLLSPRTARYGLTQLEDNQLIESAPALHDGRQTCYSISHRSIGDDRTGYPEQVLVKPDSAQKRLETFEADDPDLRLVEVSAEYDEGHIPGAVELDPRADFFDAGTRTIPGADRLEKILGERGITPDSTVVLYSDGYNEFAAFVYWTLKYYRHRDVRLLNGGKYYWTENHYPTSESTPAVTPVEYETQPPNDHIRAYRQDVQSALSEDVSIIDVRSPEEYCGEADANARASGHIPRTVNIEWDSVVRECGRFEHRQAVERPFADVGITEDDDILVYCNVGERSALVWFALSELLGYPNVANYDGSWTEWGNLVDVPIETCDSSDQ; encoded by the coding sequence ATGCAAACCTCAGCCATCGAGGAGGCGCTGATGGATCTCCCACCGAGTTCGAAGTTCGTTTACAAGACACTGTCACGGGAGGGATCGATGACGCTCAAGCAGATCACGGAAGAGACGCTTCTCTCTCCGCGCACGGCGCGATACGGGCTCACGCAACTCGAGGACAATCAGCTGATCGAGTCCGCACCGGCGCTCCACGACGGGCGACAGACCTGTTACAGTATCAGTCACCGATCGATCGGAGACGACCGGACCGGCTATCCGGAGCAGGTCCTCGTCAAGCCGGACAGCGCGCAAAAACGGCTGGAAACGTTCGAAGCGGACGATCCCGATCTCCGGCTGGTCGAAGTCTCGGCCGAGTACGACGAGGGTCACATCCCCGGGGCCGTCGAACTCGACCCGCGGGCCGATTTCTTCGATGCCGGCACGCGGACGATTCCCGGCGCCGACCGACTCGAGAAGATCCTGGGCGAGCGCGGGATCACGCCCGATAGCACGGTCGTCCTCTACAGCGACGGCTACAACGAGTTCGCGGCGTTCGTCTACTGGACGCTGAAGTACTATCGCCACCGGGACGTCCGATTGCTCAACGGAGGGAAGTACTACTGGACCGAGAATCACTACCCGACGTCGGAGTCGACCCCGGCCGTCACTCCCGTCGAGTACGAGACGCAACCGCCGAACGACCACATCCGTGCGTACCGTCAGGACGTTCAGAGCGCGCTCTCGGAGGACGTCTCCATCATCGACGTGCGGTCGCCCGAGGAGTACTGTGGCGAGGCCGACGCGAACGCCCGTGCGAGCGGCCACATTCCTCGGACCGTCAACATCGAGTGGGACAGCGTCGTTCGCGAGTGCGGCCGATTCGAACACCGACAGGCCGTAGAGCGGCCGTTCGCCGACGTCGGGATCACCGAAGACGACGATATCCTCGTCTACTGTAACGTCGGCGAGCGATCCGCACTGGTCTGGTTTGCGCTCTCGGAGTTGCTCGGCTATCCGAACGTCGCGAACTACGACGGCTCCTGGACCGAGTGGGGTAACCTCGTCGACGTTCCGATCGAGACCTGCGACTCGTCCGACCAGTGA
- a CDS encoding MBL fold metallo-hydrolase translates to MVETITAEALRDMIDADEEFVLFDTRSPDSFEDWHIAGARNVEYSGDNDELVGEFDGDDLDADDTVVTICATGASASSFAAYLEENGYVDEVKTVEDGMEAWSMVYDVVPIATETDDLVVVQLQRRSKGCLGYLVGSKRAGEAALVDVTRATDVFLEAARERGLKVTRVLDTHIHADHISRGRQLADRLGVPYHLGAPAESRDPQFEFDPIEPNGTVELGDVEIKAVHTPGHTTGMTSYLVDNEALLTGDTLFVESIGRTELQFADKDARDGARVQYETLHRAIMTEPNDVKILPGHFSVTDDGEYIDVTPGQPMFSTVGYLWENNEILRMAEDDFVEHMFENLPSKPPNYEQVIATNAGEYEPADEDEETELELGPNRCAATSDSAVADD, encoded by the coding sequence ATGGTCGAAACAATCACCGCTGAAGCACTCCGAGACATGATCGACGCCGACGAGGAGTTCGTCCTCTTCGATACCAGATCCCCAGACAGTTTCGAGGACTGGCATATCGCCGGCGCCAGAAATGTAGAGTATTCCGGCGACAACGACGAACTCGTCGGCGAGTTCGACGGCGACGACCTCGACGCGGACGACACCGTCGTCACCATCTGTGCGACGGGCGCCTCCGCGAGCAGTTTCGCCGCGTACCTCGAGGAGAACGGGTACGTCGACGAGGTCAAGACCGTCGAGGATGGCATGGAGGCCTGGAGCATGGTCTACGACGTCGTGCCGATCGCCACGGAAACCGACGATCTCGTCGTCGTGCAACTCCAGCGCCGGTCGAAGGGCTGTCTCGGTTATCTGGTCGGTTCGAAGCGTGCCGGCGAAGCGGCCCTCGTAGACGTCACCCGCGCCACCGACGTGTTCCTCGAGGCCGCGCGCGAACGTGGGCTGAAGGTGACACGCGTACTCGACACCCACATCCACGCCGACCACATCTCGCGGGGCCGACAGCTCGCCGACAGACTCGGCGTGCCCTACCACCTCGGTGCCCCCGCCGAGTCGCGGGACCCGCAGTTCGAGTTCGACCCCATCGAGCCGAACGGCACGGTCGAACTCGGCGACGTCGAGATCAAGGCTGTCCACACGCCCGGCCACACCACGGGGATGACCTCCTATCTCGTCGACAACGAGGCGCTGCTCACCGGTGACACGCTGTTCGTCGAATCCATCGGCCGGACCGAACTCCAGTTCGCGGACAAAGACGCTCGCGACGGCGCTCGCGTCCAGTACGAGACGCTCCACAGGGCCATCATGACCGAGCCAAACGACGTGAAGATCCTCCCGGGACACTTCTCGGTCACCGACGACGGCGAGTACATCGACGTGACGCCGGGGCAGCCGATGTTTTCGACCGTCGGCTACCTCTGGGAGAACAACGAGATCCTCCGCATGGCGGAAGACGACTTCGTCGAGCACATGTTCGAGAACCTGCCGTCGAAGCCGCCGAACTACGAGCAGGTCATCGCGACCAACGCCGGCGAGTACGAACCCGCAGACGAGGACGAAGAGACCGAACTCGAACTCGGGCCGAACCGCTGTGCCGCCACGTCGGATAGTGCCGTCGCCGACGACTAA
- a CDS encoding DUF7512 family protein, producing MFAIDSLSGSARAVALVGAVLLEAIVLYVGYGGLEQAVGERIVDLLRGE from the coding sequence ATGTTCGCAATCGATTCCCTCTCCGGAAGCGCACGAGCCGTTGCACTCGTCGGTGCCGTCTTGCTCGAGGCGATCGTCCTCTACGTCGGGTACGGCGGACTCGAGCAAGCCGTCGGTGAGCGCATCGTGGACCTGTTACGGGGCGAGTAG
- a CDS encoding carboxymuconolactone decarboxylase family protein produces the protein MPRLVRAKRADRVSEQFAEKIMLAVTAVNECQYCTRYHTDLARETGVDRETIAQILENDVGSAVDDGELPALQFAQRYAETDENPGPDALAALRDEYGRDTAADILAFIRAIYFGNLLGNTYDAVRFALAKRAQAGRRCLRSASARITRTVELLRERCPV, from the coding sequence ATGCCGCGCCTCGTCCGTGCCAAGCGCGCCGACAGGGTCAGTGAGCAGTTCGCGGAGAAGATCATGCTCGCGGTCACGGCGGTCAACGAGTGTCAGTACTGCACTCGATACCACACCGACCTCGCACGCGAGACCGGCGTGGATCGGGAGACGATCGCGCAGATCCTCGAGAACGACGTCGGGTCGGCCGTCGACGACGGCGAGTTGCCCGCGTTGCAGTTCGCCCAGCGGTACGCGGAAACGGACGAGAACCCGGGTCCGGATGCGCTGGCAGCGTTGCGAGACGAGTATGGCCGGGACACGGCCGCGGATATTCTCGCGTTTATCCGTGCGATCTACTTCGGGAACCTGCTTGGCAACACGTACGACGCGGTCCGGTTCGCACTCGCGAAGCGTGCACAGGCGGGACGGCGGTGCCTTCGGTCAGCGTCGGCCCGTATCACCCGTACCGTCGAACTGCTGCGCGAACGGTGTCCGGTCTGA
- a CDS encoding winged helix-turn-helix domain-containing protein, producing the protein MADDDSLAPPEAIEIVDEAERTDEWTDEMPGVDRVISVALTTEQPRTADWIAERAAVSPTTARSHLERLVDLHILSAVEQRGAKTYYPDAAYQRFKEVSQLIEEHTRSEIETMTVTAKEDIEELGETYGVESADELRKLATADDTSSREAREYFKKASEWDSHSHMVSIAEEALERYEKFSDHYRPSVDSAV; encoded by the coding sequence ATGGCTGACGACGACTCTCTGGCACCACCCGAAGCGATCGAAATCGTGGACGAGGCGGAACGGACCGACGAATGGACGGACGAGATGCCGGGAGTCGACCGCGTGATTTCGGTCGCGTTGACGACCGAGCAACCGCGGACGGCGGACTGGATCGCGGAGCGAGCGGCGGTATCACCGACGACGGCACGGAGTCACCTCGAGCGATTGGTCGATCTGCATATCCTGAGTGCAGTCGAACAGCGAGGTGCGAAGACGTACTATCCCGATGCCGCGTATCAGCGGTTCAAAGAAGTGTCACAGCTGATCGAGGAACACACTCGCAGCGAAATCGAGACGATGACGGTCACTGCAAAGGAGGACATCGAGGAACTCGGGGAAACGTACGGTGTCGAGAGCGCGGATGAACTGCGGAAACTCGCGACGGCCGACGACACCTCCTCGAGGGAGGCGCGGGAATACTTCAAAAAGGCCTCCGAGTGGGACTCGCACTCGCACATGGTCTCGATAGCGGAGGAAGCGCTCGAGCGATACGAGAAATTCAGCGACCACTACCGACCGTCGGTAGATTCGGCTGTATAG